From the Patescibacteria group bacterium genome, the window TGTTTAAAGATATTTTAGAACTGGAAAATGTGCGCAGTCCCAAAAAGATTCGCGACCTTTTAACGCTTTTGGCCTTTCAGATTGGCAAGGAGGTTTCTCTTTCCGAGTTGGCCAATGTTTTGGAAATAAATAAAAATACGGTTTATCGCTACCTGGACTTGTTGGAAAAATCCTTTATTATTATAAATGTGCGCGGTTTTAGCCGCAATTTGCGCAAGGAAGTTAGTAAAACATCCCGTTATTATTTTTATGACAATGGGGTTCGCAACGGCTTAATAAATAATTTTAACATATTATCTCTGCGCGATGATATTGGAATGCTCTGGGAGAATTATTTGGTTATGGAGAGAATTAAAAAACAGTCATATCAATTTCTTCCGGCCAACAATTATTTTTGGCGGACTTATGATCAAAAAGAGATTGATTGGGTTGAAGAAAGAGACGGGTATTTGTACGGCTATGAGATTTGTTGGAGCAAGAAAGCGAAAAAAGCGCCGAAGGATTGGTTGGAAACTTATCCCAAAGCCAGTTACGAGACAGTGGATAAGACAAATTTTTTAAAATTCATTTTATAGTTCGTCAGCCGTAGGGGAGTATCCTGCCATCCGCAGAATCGCCTCAATTCTCTCGCCATCCGATTTGTTCATCTGGCAGCCGAACACCCTCAAATGGTAATATTTAATTGAGCTTTTTTTATTACTCATGCTTTTATTCATTTTGAAACCCCCTCGGCGCACCGGAGAGTTTTATTTTTTGACAAAAATATATCTGATTGCTATCATAGAATGTGGGAGGTAGGAGATGTTTTTGTTCTTTCACAATCAGAAAGGAGACGAGCCATGTCTAAGCGGCGGTTGCTGATTTTATGCCTCGCATTATTCTTATTGATAGCCCTTATTCCCTATCGGGTTGCGGGTTATACTGGTTTAAGATGGAATCCCGTAGATGATTATTATTATGATACGGGCCCACATCGTTACTATTGGAGAGTCGATTCCTGGACAATACCTCCAGTGGAAATTGGCGTAGTATCGTCTATTATGACGAGACATATTTTACTGGGCATTGGGAGCAGTGTAGGTGAGTCAAGAGACGATTTAAGCCGCACTTACCTTTCTATCCATCCCGAGCTCGAAACTTATTGGAAATTCCAGCGTGGATTTTTTAGCCAGTATCGTGATCCCCTGTACGGCGAGGCTGACATCTTGGCTTTTCGCCAGTGGTTATGTTTTAATGGTTTGCCAGCAGAGGTTATTGAATACGTTGAAAAGGTTCAAGGCCAGCGCTTTGAAGTGTTTTTGGGACTGGGTCGTCAGTTTGGTCGGGTGGGTCCTTTGAAATCGAATAGGATTATTTTGGCTATTAATCCTAGAAACATCCTTCAACCGTCGCGGCGCGAGATTTGGGTGGCCTGGACCTCCAGGTTCTAAAATCATTCTCCCTTATTTTGGTTTCACGGTCTAAACCAAGCCCCAGGCATTGAAATTTGCTTTTGGGGCTTTTTTATTCGACCACGAAAGCGCAAACACCACAAAAGATAATTTAACAATGTAACCCCTCAGCTCCGCCCTTTCGACTTTGCTCAAGGGCTTTGCTCAGAGTCTTCGACAATAGAACAATAGAACAATTGAACATCTATCAATGATTAATCCTCTATTTCTCTGTTTCTATATTTCTTTATTTCTTCTGTTCAACCTCTTCTCTCATCCTCTCCACGAATTTCTCTTTACTCATCTTTTTCACTGCCTTTTCACCGCGCAGTCGGACATTCAAATCCTCACTTTGCATTTCCTTGTCACCAATCACCAGCATGTAAGGAATTTTCATTTTTTCGGCTTTACGAATTTTATTGCCTACGGTTTCGTTCGTATCTTCAACTTCAACTCTTAAATCATTTTTTCTGAATTCATCAGCCAGTTTATGAGAAAAATTTTTATGGTCGGCGCCAACCGGTATTATAGTAATCTGAACCGGGGAGAGCCAAAGAGGAAAAGCGCCAGCATAGTGTTCAATTAGAATACCAATAAATCGCTCAAACGAACCAAGAACCGTACGATGCAGCATCACAGGCCGTTTTTTCTTGCCCTGTTCATCAACATATTCAATATCTAAAGTCTCGGGCATGGCAAAATCCAGTTGGATTGTGCCGCATTGCCAAGTTCGGTCCAGAGAATCAGTGATATGAAAATCGATTTTTGGGCCATAAAAAGCGCCATCACCTTCATTAAGTTGATATTTAACTTTTTTGCCTTGAAGTATTTTTTTGAGGGCTAATTCCGCTTTGTCCCAGATTTTATCAGAACCCATTCTATTATCTGGCCGGGTAGAAAGCTCAATTTTCACTTTTTTAAATCCAAAGACCTTGTATATCTCTTGAATCAAATCAATCACTCTGCCAACCTCTTCCTCAATTTGATCAGGCAGGCAGTAAATATGGGCATCGTCTTGAGTAAGACTTCGGACTCGAAAAAGCCCGTGCAAGACCCCGGAAAGTTCATGCCGATGCACCAAACCAAGCTCCGCTACTTTAAGCGGAAATTCTTTGTACGAGTGCAGGCTATTTTTGTAGACTAAAACTCCGCCTGGGCAGTTCATTGGTTTAATGGCATAATCCATTTCATCAATCTTTGTAAAGTACATATTTTCTTTATAATGTTCCCAGTGCCCGGATTTTTCCCAAAGAGTGCGTGAAAGGATTATTGGGGTGTTGACCTCCGTGTAGCCCTCACGTCTATGAACCTCTCGCCAATATTTTACTATTTCATTCCAAATAATCCAACCTTTAGCGTGCCAAAAAGGAAATCCAGGGCCTTCTTCGTGAAAAGAAAATAAATCCTGCTGGGCTCCGATTTTTCTGTGATCTCTTTTTTCGGCTTCAACCAACATCTCCAAGTATTTTTTAAGTTCACTTTTATTTTCCATAGCAATGCCATAAATCCGCGTGAGCATTTTGTTTTTTTCATCCCCGCGCCAATAAGCGCCAGCCAGACGATTGAGTTTAAACGAGTCAGCCGCTAGCTCTTTGGTTGATTCAATGTGTGGACCAGAGCACATGTCAACGAAAGTTTTATTGCCGTTTGTATCAAGGTTTTTATAGAAGCTGGGTTTTTCTTTGAGTTCTTTGAGGAGGTCTAATTTGTACGGCTCACTTTTTAGCATTTTCTTTGCTTCTGCTTTGCTCATTTCAAACTTTTCAAATTTCTGTCCCTGATTTATAATTTTTTGCATCTCTTTTTGGATTTTTGGCAAATCTTCGGGCGCTAGTTTCAGATTATCAAAATCATAATAAAACCCATTCTCTATGGCCGGGCCAATGCCTAATTTGACCTTTGGGTAAAGATTTTTTACAGCTTGCGCCAGGACATGGGAGAGAGAATGCCGTTTGGTCTCGATTGACGAAATTCTTGTTTTCTTGTTTTCTTGTTTTCTTGATTTAAGGGTTGCTCTTGACATAATTTTTTGGATGTGTTATGATTAAAAGTATTAAATATGATAATTATTTCGTATAGCCATTTCATTCTAAGGAGGTGATTTTTATGGACAGGGAGGAAAGAGTGGAGCGTGAACGGTGGTACAAAAAAGAGGGGATAAGACTGTTGGATTTAGCTGAACACGAGAGCGATCCCGAAAGAAGGGCAAAGCTGAAAGAAGAGTCGGATCGAGTTTTCGAGAAAGCTCGCCGTGTTCAAGATGGGTGAGCATATATGAAACCTTATTTTGGCCTCAGGCAGTATATTGCTTGAGGTCTTTTTTTTATCCGTTTGTCTGGGGTGACTATCAGTATTTAATAAAAAAAGCAACAAAATCTGCTGCTTGGGACCCCGGTCGCGACCGGGGCGGTTCCACCCTTATTACCCGCACATAAATTATTTGCGGGTCACTCATTATAAATTGTCACCAAAGTTTAGGATGATGCTCATCATCCCGCTAAATTAGGTGCGGGACCAGTGTTTGGTGAACACTGCAATCACTTTGGCATTTATATTATATTGGTAATTCTAAATTTTATCGCAACAAAAAATTAAGGACTAATGGGCGAAGCGCCCACTTTTATTTCAACTTGAGTTACCCTGCCGTCTAACTCCTCAAGTTTATCATCTTGACGTTTGTCGCATTTATACTGGGCTCTTTGTTCGTCCCGCATGTCTTCTATCTCTTTAGCAATTTTATCTTCACTGGATAAAATATCATCTCGGAATTTCCTCACATCCTCTTTAGTGGCAAATCTTTTTAAATCTTCTTTAGTGGAAAAAGTTTCAAAAGCCCTTTCGCCAAACTCTTTAAAATCTTCTTTCACCTCACTCTTAAAACTATTCATATCTTCTTTCATTTCGCCCCTAAAACTTTGCATATCTTCTTTCATTTCGCCCCTAAAACTTTGCA encodes:
- a CDS encoding ATP-binding protein encodes the protein MIVDRLAQNLLKKNLQVNKVVLLYGPRRVGKTTLLNQFVAGQADKKSIKMVTGENRATQDELSSQSIEILKGFVGDKKIIIVDEAQKIPNIGLNLKLIVDNIPDAAVIASGSASFSLAKQVGEPLTGRKKTINLFPISASEIIATKDLSFYKETLESYLIFGGYPELFQISNPQEKRNYLLELIDSYLFKDILELENVRSPKKIRDLLTLLAFQIGKEVSLSELANVLEINKNTVYRYLDLLEKSFIIINVRGFSRNLRKEVSKTSRYYFYDNGVRNGLINNFNILSLRDDIGMLWENYLVMERIKKQSYQFLPANNYFWRTYDQKEIDWVEERDGYLYGYEICWSKKAKKAPKDWLETYPKASYETVDKTNFLKFIL
- the thrS gene encoding threonine--tRNA ligase, which encodes MSRATLKSRKQENKKTRISSIETKRHSLSHVLAQAVKNLYPKVKLGIGPAIENGFYYDFDNLKLAPEDLPKIQKEMQKIINQGQKFEKFEMSKAEAKKMLKSEPYKLDLLKELKEKPSFYKNLDTNGNKTFVDMCSGPHIESTKELAADSFKLNRLAGAYWRGDEKNKMLTRIYGIAMENKSELKKYLEMLVEAEKRDHRKIGAQQDLFSFHEEGPGFPFWHAKGWIIWNEIVKYWREVHRREGYTEVNTPIILSRTLWEKSGHWEHYKENMYFTKIDEMDYAIKPMNCPGGVLVYKNSLHSYKEFPLKVAELGLVHRHELSGVLHGLFRVRSLTQDDAHIYCLPDQIEEEVGRVIDLIQEIYKVFGFKKVKIELSTRPDNRMGSDKIWDKAELALKKILQGKKVKYQLNEGDGAFYGPKIDFHITDSLDRTWQCGTIQLDFAMPETLDIEYVDEQGKKKRPVMLHRTVLGSFERFIGILIEHYAGAFPLWLSPVQITIIPVGADHKNFSHKLADEFRKNDLRVEVEDTNETVGNKIRKAEKMKIPYMLVIGDKEMQSEDLNVRLRGEKAVKKMSKEKFVERMREEVEQKK
- a CDS encoding CCDC90 family protein is translated as MQQQNELKKTIREVVEEVVKPINDKLSDLPSKEDMNSFKSEVKEDMQSFRGEMKEDMNSFKSEVKEDMQSFRGEMKEDMQSFRGEMKEDMQSFRGEMKEDMNSFKSEVKEDFKEFGERAFETFSTKEDLKRFATKEDVRKFRDDILSSEDKIAKEIEDMRDEQRAQYKCDKRQDDKLEELDGRVTQVEIKVGASPISP